The following DNA comes from Limnobacter sp. SAORIC-580.
CAATCGTTCATTACTGCAACAGGCTCAGTACGTTGTTGGGCAACTGGTTGGCCTGGGCGAGCATGGCGGTGCCGGCCTGCTGCAGGATCTGCGAGCGAGTCAGGTTGGCCGTTTCCTTGGCAAAGTCAGCGTCCATGATTCGTCCGCGTGCGGCCTGCAGGTTGGTGCTCGATACATCGGCAAAAGCTGCCACTTGCTCCAGTCGGCTTTGGCCCGCACCCACCACAGCACGAATACCGGTGATGGCGTCGATCGAGGCATCCAGAGTGTCGATGGCCGTGGTGGCGTTGGCCACATCGGTAATGGCGCCCAGGTTGGTCTGAATGTCGGCTGCACCGTTGGTCATGATGGTGGTCAGGTCGTTGCCCGTGCTCAAGCCATCGTCAGTCAGGTTCAGCTCCAGGGTGTCGGAAACGGCGTTGCCGGTGCCCACCTGGAAGCTTAATGTTTGGTTGGCGGCATCAAACAGGTTGTTGCCGTTGAATGTGCTGCCAGTCACGATACGGTCCACCTCGTTGGCCAGTTCCGTGTACTCACGGTTCAGGTTCACACGGTCGGTGGGGTTCAAGGTGCCGTTTTTGGCTTGAACAGCCAACTCACGCATACGCTGCAGGTTGTCGCTGATCTTGCCCATGGCGCCGTCGGCCACTTGCAACAAAGAGATACCGTCGTTGGCGTTGCGCCCCGCCACATCAAAGCCGCGAATTTGCGCTTGCATGCGCTCGGCAATGGCCAGGCCTGCTGCGTCGTCTTTGGCGCTGTTCACACGCAGTCCGGAGGACAGGCGAGCGATCGAGTTGTTCAAACCCATGCCAGAGCCTGAGAGGTTTTTCTGGGCGGTCAGTGAGGCTACGTTGGTGTTGATTCCTAACATGATAATTCTCCAAGCAATTTGTTGATTCAAGCTGGCTGCGTCATCTTGTGCGCCGCCTTATGACCTGTTATCGATGCCAGGAAATGAAACTTTAGGCTTTCATCTGCAAATAAAAAATATTGTTTTTACGCCCTCAAGTTCGCTGACTCGCTGTCGTAATAGGGCGACTTTTTCTGGAAAAGAATGCGGCCGCTACCCTCAAGTTTCCGATAAAGGTGTCCGTTATCTTCAGTAGACGCTTAACAATTGGGGCCCCCGCCGCAAGGGGCAGCACGAAGTGGGGGTCAATCGAATGGGGGGATCCCCCCAAACTGTGATTCTTCCATCGGGCCTATTGAGCGACAGTGTGTCCATGTAAGGCAGTTCCCTACATGTTGAATTCCAGCTCGGTGACTCAATGAATGGAAGTTGGATGATTCAGGTTGTTTGGCGAGAAGCCGAAGATACGTATGAGGGAATTGTCGCTGCGATCAAGAAAGCGGCGCAAATTGAGGATGCAGTACAACAGAGATTGAATTGGAGGATGTTCAAATGAAAAGTACCCGTCTACTAGATGAAATTCGCGAAACCAACCTGTCTTATTTGTTGCTGGCTCAGCAACTGATTCGCGAAGACCGCGCCGAAGCAACCTTCCGTTTGGGCATTTCCGACGAAGTGGCCGAGTTGATCGACCAGCTGACCACCGCGCAAGTGCTGCGTATTGCCTCAAGCAACATGCTGATGTGTCGTTTCCGTTTCGACGACGAAGTGGTTTGGAACTTGCTGACCAGTCACACCAAAGACCGCAGTGTTTCCGGTATGCATGCAGCAATCATCATGTCTGGCAAGGCAGTGAACGCTGCTGCTTAATCAAAGACACGGTATCTACTCAGGATGTAACAAGAAAAACTCAGGCATCCAACATTGACATCAGACAGGGGTCAAAAAAATCATGGCTAAAGTTAAATCAATCATCGACGAAGCAGCACAAATTCAATTGGCCACCCAGCTGATTCGCCTGGATGCGCGCTTGCAGGTTCTCGAGTCCGAAACACAGTTGTCTCGTGAACGTTTGTTGAAGCTGTACAAAGAACTCAAACACAAGTCGCCCCCCAAAGGCATGCTGCCTTTTTCAACCGACTGGTTCATGACCTGGCAGCCCAATATTCACTCTTCCCTGTTTATCAATATCTATCAAACGCTGATCAAGAGCACAGACATTGAAGACATTGAAGCCATCATCAAAGCCTACAGAATGTACCTGGAGCAAATTACCCAGTTGGGTTTGCCCGAAGTGCTGTCGCTGACTCGCGCATGGCGCTTGGTGAAGTTTTTTGATGCAGGCATGTTGACCACCACGGAGTGCAAAGACTGCGAAGGCCGTTTTGTGGTGCACACCTATGAATTGGTGAATGACTACGTATGCGGCCTGTGCCACATGCCATCTCGTGCGGGTAAAACCCGTCAGTCGGCAGCAGACCGTTTCTTCAACGAAGAAGCAAGTATCGAAGCTTAAGTATTCAGTTTGCAAAGCCCAGGGAGAAGGGCTTTTCGTTTACCCCCGCTGCACCAAAAGGTCCGGTTGCATCCTCCCACCCTCTGTCTCTTCCGGGTCTGCAGTGGGGGTTTCTCACTCCCGAATGACCAGCCATTGTTGCTGGTCATTTTTATTGAACCCCCCTCAAAAATGGCTATCACCAAGGATTGTGAAATCCTGGCCATGCCTTGAAATCACCCAGAAAAGCCACTTTATTCGGACAAAAGATTTTACAAATTCTGCCGACAATACCTATACAGAAAAACCATTCATCGACAGAGAACTTCAACCCATGTTAGTAGCAATCGGATTCGTGATCGTGATTTTCTCCGTGTTGGGCGGTTTCGCCTTCATGGGGGGGCACCTGGTAACGCTGTGGCAGCCTGTTGAAATTTTGATCATTGGCGGTGGTGCCTTGGGTGCATTCATTGTCAGTAACACGCCAAGCATTTTGAAAGCGACAGGCAAGGCTTTGGGTGGTGCATTCAAACCCAGCGCAATCACCAAGGCTTTTTACATGTCTTTGATGGCCTTGATGTACGAAATCCTGACCAAAGTGCGCAAAGAAGGTTTGATGTCGATTGAGGGCGATGTGGAAGAACCTGAGCAAAGCCCCTTGTTTCAGAAGTATCCCGAGGTATTGGCCGATCATCACATTGTTGAATTCCTGACCGATTACCTTCGCTTGATGGTCAGTGGCAACCTGAACCCCATGGAAATTGAAAACCTGATGGATGGCGAGCTTGAAACCCACCACCAGGAAGCACACACCCCCCAATCTGCCGTTCAGCAAATGGCCGACGGTTTGCCGGCATTCGGTATCGTGGCTGCGGTGATGGGTGTGGTACACGTGATGGGCTCAGTGGGGCAGGTCAGTAACGCCGAACTGGGCGTGATGATTGCTGCTGCCCTGGTGGGTACTTTTCTGGGCATTTTGCTGGCCTACGGTTTTGTGGGCCCTTTGGCCAGCATTATCAACCACAAAATTTCAGAGTCATCCAAGCCATTCGAGTGTGTGAAAACCACTTTGCTGGCAAGCCTGAATGGTTACTCACCCGCACTGGCTGTTGAGTTTGGCCGAAAGGTTCTTTATTCCACAGAGCGTCCAACGTTCATTGAACTGGAAGAGCACGTGAAGAGCACCAAAGGCAAATAAAGGCAAACAAGCACCATGGCGAAGTCTGACGAAGAACGTCCAATCATCGTAGTCAAGAAGATCAAGAAAGGTGGCCATGGTCACCATGGCGGCGCCTGGAAAATTGCGTACGCCGACTTCGTGACTGCCATGATGGCTTTTTTTCTATTGATGTGGCTGTTGGGTTCTACCTCGGAAGGTGACCTGAAAGGCATCTCTGATTACTTCAACTCACCATTGAAGGTGGCACTGGTTGGGGGTCCCGGATCCGGTACCGCAACGAGTGTAATAGACGCAGGTGGTACTGATTTGTCGCGCTCCGTGGGGCAAATCAAAAGCGGAAGTACCGACAAGGCGACCAACAGCAGTACCTCCGATGCCACGGCAGAGGCGCTCGAGCGGGCAGAGTCCAAGCGCTTGCTTGAATTAAAGGGGGAAATAGAGGGCCTAATCGACGCATCAGATTTGATGAAA
Coding sequences within:
- a CDS encoding flagellin N-terminal helical domain-containing protein, with amino-acid sequence MLGINTNVASLTAQKNLSGSGMGLNNSIARLSSGLRVNSAKDDAAGLAIAERMQAQIRGFDVAGRNANDGISLLQVADGAMGKISDNLQRMRELAVQAKNGTLNPTDRVNLNREYTELANEVDRIVTGSTFNGNNLFDAANQTLSFQVGTGNAVSDTLELNLTDDGLSTGNDLTTIMTNGAADIQTNLGAITDVANATTAIDTLDASIDAITGIRAVVGAGQSRLEQVAAFADVSSTNLQAARGRIMDADFAKETANLTRSQILQQAGTAMLAQANQLPNNVLSLLQ
- the flhD gene encoding flagellar transcriptional regulator FlhD, whose protein sequence is MKSTRLLDEIRETNLSYLLLAQQLIREDRAEATFRLGISDEVAELIDQLTTAQVLRIASSNMLMCRFRFDDEVVWNLLTSHTKDRSVSGMHAAIIMSGKAVNAAA
- the flhC gene encoding flagellar transcriptional regulator FlhC; protein product: MAKVKSIIDEAAQIQLATQLIRLDARLQVLESETQLSRERLLKLYKELKHKSPPKGMLPFSTDWFMTWQPNIHSSLFINIYQTLIKSTDIEDIEAIIKAYRMYLEQITQLGLPEVLSLTRAWRLVKFFDAGMLTTTECKDCEGRFVVHTYELVNDYVCGLCHMPSRAGKTRQSAADRFFNEEASIEA
- the motA gene encoding flagellar motor stator protein MotA, whose translation is MLVAIGFVIVIFSVLGGFAFMGGHLVTLWQPVEILIIGGGALGAFIVSNTPSILKATGKALGGAFKPSAITKAFYMSLMALMYEILTKVRKEGLMSIEGDVEEPEQSPLFQKYPEVLADHHIVEFLTDYLRLMVSGNLNPMEIENLMDGELETHHQEAHTPQSAVQQMADGLPAFGIVAAVMGVVHVMGSVGQVSNAELGVMIAAALVGTFLGILLAYGFVGPLASIINHKISESSKPFECVKTTLLASLNGYSPALAVEFGRKVLYSTERPTFIELEEHVKSTKGK